The Conger conger chromosome 15, fConCon1.1, whole genome shotgun sequence genome contains a region encoding:
- the LOC133112099 gene encoding E3 ubiquitin-protein ligase Siah1-like isoform X2: MDEEMSRQTATALPTGASKCASSQRGPPLSGTTASNTDLASLFECPVCFDYVLPPILQCQSGHLVCSNCRPKLTCCPTCRGPLGSIRNLAMEKVANSVLFPCKYASSGCEVTLPHTEKAEHEELCEFRPYSCPCPGASCKWQGSLDAVMPHLLHQHKSITTLQGEDIVFLATDINLPGAVDWVMMQSCFGFHFMLVLEKQEKYDGHQQFFAIVQLIGTRKQAENFAYRLELNGHRRRLTWEATPRSIHEGIATAIMNSDCLVFDTSIAQLFAENGNLGINVTISMC; this comes from the exons ATGGATGAAG AAATGAGTCGCCAGACCGCCACAGCGCTGCCCACAGGAGCCTCCAAGTGCGCCTCCTCCCAGCGCGGCCCTCCGCTGTCGGGCACCACGGCCTCCAACACCGACCTGGCCAGCCTGTTCGAATGCCCCGTCTGCTTCGACTATGTCCTCCCGCccatcctgcagtgccagagcGGCCACCTGGTCTGCAGCAACTGCCGGCCCAAGCTGACCTGCTGCCCCACCTGCCGCGGCCCGCTGGGCTCCATCCGAAACCTGGCCATGGAGAAGGTGGCCAACTCGGTGCTGTTCCCCTGCAAGTACGCCTCGTCGGGCTGCGAGGTGACGCTGCCGCACACGGAGAAGGCGGAGCACGAGGAGCTGTGCGAGTTCAGGCCGtactcctgcccctgccccgggGCCTCCTGCAAGTGGCAGGGCTCGCTGGACGCCGTCATGCCCCACCTCCTGCACCAGCACAAGTCCATCACCACGCTGCAGGGCGAGGACATCGTGTTCCTGGCCACGGACATCAACCTGCCCGGGGCGGTGGACTGGGTGATGATGCAGTCCTGCTTCGGCTTCCACTTCATGCTGGTGCTGGAGAAGCAGGAGAAGTACGACGGGCACCAGCAGTTCTTCGCCATCGTGCAGCTCATCGGCACGCGCAAGCAGGCCGAGAACTTCGCCTACCGCCTAGAGCTGAACGGGCACCGGCGCCGGCTGACCTGGGAGGCCACGCCGCGCTCCATCCACGAGGGCATCGCCACGGCCATCATGAACAGCGACTGCCTGGTGTTCGACACATCCATCGCCCAGCTCTTCGCCGAGAACGGCAACCTGGGGATCAACGTCACCATCTCCATGtgctga